One region of Wyeomyia smithii strain HCP4-BCI-WySm-NY-G18 chromosome 3, ASM2978416v1, whole genome shotgun sequence genomic DNA includes:
- the LOC129727445 gene encoding uncharacterized protein LOC129727445, translating into MWFLNVPAAPHMGGPWERMVRSVKAALKVISDTPRYPSDEVLETILLEAEAVVNTRPLTYVPLEGPEDEALTPNHFLLYGSKGIKQPVTLPAGTSYTLRDSWKLAQHMVNGFWRRWVREYLPMLTRRTKWFDRVKPLEVGDIVMVVDEAVRNRWEKGRVLETVMGKDGQVRQAKVQTARGVFSRPAVKLAVLDIKTNKGTSAGIEADATVFHGPGDVTGPIVPS; encoded by the coding sequence ATGTGGTTTCTCAATGTGCCTGCCGCCCCCCACATGGGTGGTCCATGGGAGCGGATGGTCAGATCCGTGAAAGCTGCTTTAAAGGTTATTTCTGACACTCCTCGATACCCGAGTGACGAAGTATTGGAAACCATACTGCTAGAAGCAGAGGCAGTGGTTAACACACGACCGCTCACCTATGTCCCACTAGAAGGACCGGAAGACGAAGCCCTAACACCCAACCATTTCTTACTGTACGGTTCCAAGGGAATAAAGCAGCCCGTCACCCTTCCGGCGGGTACAAGTTATACCCTACGAGACAGCTGGAAGCTTGCCCAGCATATGGTCAACGGATTCTGGCGTAGATGGGTGCGTGAATACTTGCCCATGCTAACGCGACGCACCAAGTGGTTTGACCGAGTAAAACCATTGGAGGTAGGCGACATAGTTATGGTAGTGGATGAAGCTGTAAGGAACCGTTGGGAAAAAGGACGCGTTTTGGAGACCGTCATGGGAAAAGATGGTCAAGTGCGACAAGCGAAGGTTCAAACTGCCAGGGGAGTGTTTTCGAGACCAGCAGTGAAGCTGGCAGTACTAGATATTAAAACCAATAAGGGAACATCGGCAGGTATCGAAGCGGATGCGACAGTGTTTCACGGGCCGGGGGATGTTACTGGGCCCATAGTGCCATCATAG